The following DNA comes from Fibrobacter sp..
CGAGCGGAATCGCCGTGGTTGACGTTACCGATATTGAACAGGGCAATCTTCTCAAGGTGCGCTCTCCGGAAGACTACAGGGGGCCCAAGGTGGTCGATTATTACCTGGATCCGCTGGACCGCGGCCCCGAGGGAATCCTCTTCATTCCTGCAGACAAGAGCCCGCTTGCCGACCAGGCTTTGCTTGTCGTCGGTTACGAGTACAGCAAGACGCTCACCATTTACCAGGTGAAATAAAAAAGTATTTCAGGGTATAAAAAACGCCGGGCTTTGGGCTCGGCGTTATATTTTTTGGATTCCTCGGCTAACCGCCTCGGAATGACGCAATGGGATTATCCCAGCAGTTCTTCCTTGCTGATGGCCTTGAAGTTCGTTGCCTTCAGGGCTTCGATGGCCTTGTCCACGTCCTGGAAGCGCAGAATCATGATGTTGCTGCCGTTCAGGGTGGAGGGGTAGGCGTACATGTAGTCGATCTGCTGGCTACCGACCGCGGTGGAGAGCAGTTCGGCGAGGCCGCCGATGGCCGCGTTCACGGGGCAGGCTACCACGTCGGTGATGGTGGCGCTGAGGCCCGCCTTGGCGAGCACGTCAACGGCCTTTTCCGGGTCACTGACGATAAGGCGGATGAGGCCGAATTCGCCCGAGTCGGCAAGCGTGAGCGAAAGCAGGTTCACGCCGGCGTCGGCGAGGGAACGGCACACGGCCTGGAGACGGCCCGGACGGTTCGATACGAAAACGGATACTTGCGGAATCTTCATGTTGTACCTCCTTACATCTTCTTCCTGTTGTCGATGACGCGCTTTGCCTTGCCTTCGCTACGCGGCAGCGAATCGGGTTCGCAGAGCGTAACGATCACGGAAATGCCGAGAATCTGTTCGATGGAGTGCTTGAACTTCTTGTTCAGCTGTTCCATGGCGCTCATGGAGTCGCTCACCATGTCGCGGGAAACTTCCACCTTGACCTCGAGCGTGTCCATGTTGTTCTTGGTGTCGAGTACAATCTGGTAGTGCGGCAGTGCCTTCTCCGCGCGGAGGAGGGCCGTTTCGATCTGGCTCGGGAACACGTTCACGCCGCGCATGATGATCATGTCGTCGCTGCGGCGGCCAATGCGGCGGATACGGCGGATGGTACGGCCGCAGCTACACTTCGTCTTTTCGATGGTCGTAATGTCGCGTGTGCGGTAGCGGATGATGGGCATGGCCTTCTTGCTGAGCGTAGAAAGCACGAGTTCGCCTTCTTCACCGTCCGGAAGCGGTTCAAGAGTTTCGGGGTCGATGATTTCGGGGTAGAAGTGGTCTTCGAAGATGTGGATGCCGTCGCGGCACTCGCATTCGCAACCCACGCCCGGGCCCACGATTTCGGAAAGGCCGTAGATGTCGTAGGCCTTGATGCCCGTCTTTTCTTCGATGTAGTCGCGCATGCCGTCGCTCCAGGGTTCGGCACCGAAGATACCGCGCTTGACCTTCAGGTCACGGATATCGATACCCATCTT
Coding sequences within:
- a CDS encoding ACT domain-containing protein, with translation MKIPQVSVFVSNRPGRLQAVCRSLADAGVNLLSLTLADSGEFGLIRLIVSDPEKAVDVLAKAGLSATITDVVACPVNAAIGGLAELLSTAVGSQQIDYMYAYPSTLNGSNIMILRFQDVDKAIEALKATNFKAISKEELLG
- a CDS encoding phenylacetate--CoA ligase family protein produces the protein MRSTAWNDEENKVLPEMALDFMPEEKLRDLQLQRMRATVKLAYEKVPLFRERMDEKGLKPEDIKSLKDVAKLPFTMKKDLRDTYPYGLFAVDMSEVVRLHASSGTTGKPIVVGYTKEDMDVWAQVVKRGLLACGFRSTDIVQNFYGYGLFTGGLGIHGGFEALGATVIPISGGNTERQVMLMKDFGVTAVGGTPSYFVRIIDVAEKMGIDIRDLKVKRGIFGAEPWSDGMRDYIEEKTGIKAYDIYGLSEIVGPGVGCECECRDGIHIFEDHFYPEIIDPETLEPLPDGEEGELVLSTLSKKAMPIIRYRTRDITTIEKTKCSCGRTIRRIRRIGRRSDDMIIMRGVNVFPSQIETALLRAEKALPHYQIVLDTKNNMDTLEVKVEVSRDMVSDSMSAMEQLNKKFKHSIEQILGISVIVTLCEPDSLPRSEGKAKRVIDNRKKM